One genomic segment of Suncus etruscus isolate mSunEtr1 chromosome 15, mSunEtr1.pri.cur, whole genome shotgun sequence includes these proteins:
- the LOC126030010 gene encoding olfactory receptor 7A17-like, producing the protein MKPRNLTRYMEFLLLGLSEEAELQPLIFGIFLSMYLITVLGNLLIILAISSDSHLNTPMYFFLSNLSFTDICFTSITVLKMLQNIQTQTKAIAYEGCITEMSLFILFVVLDDLLLAVMAYDCYVAICHPLHFTIIMNPHLCVLLVLISWIISALHSLIESVMALCLAFCTNLKIPHVFCELKQMVQLACTDAFLNILVMSFATGLLDGGPLAGILYSYTKIVSSIHRISSTQGKYEAFFTCTSHLMVVSLFYRKGIGVYLSSAVPHSSHTSAIASVKYTVVTPMLNPFIYSLSNKDIKRALRSLGQKQ; encoded by the coding sequence ATGAAACCCAGAAACCTAACAAGATACATGGAATTTCTTCTGCTAGGACTCTCAGAAGAAGCAGAGCTGCAACCCCTCATCTTTGGAATTTTTCTCTCCATGTATCTGATCACTGTACTTGGGAATCTATTGATCATCCTGGCCATCAGCTCAGATTCCCACCTAAACactcccatgtacttcttcctctccAACCTGTCCTTTACAGACATCTGCTTCACCTCCATCACTGTCCTCAAGATGCTTCAGAACATTCAGACACAGACCAAAGCCATCGCCTATGAAGGTTGCATCACCGAGATGTCCTTATTTATACTCTTTGTAGTGTTGGAtgatttacttctggctgtgaTGGCCTATGACTGCTACGTGGCCATCTGCCACCCCCTGCACTTCACGATCATCATGAACCCTCATCTTTGTGTACTGCTGGTTCTGATATCCTGGATCATCAGTGCCCTGCATTCCCTTATAGAAAGTGTAATGGCTTTGTGTCTGGCCTTCTGTACCAACTTGAAAATTCCCCACGTTTTCTGTGAACTTAAACAGATGGTTCAGCTTGCCTGTACTGATGCTTTTCTAAATATCTTGGTCATGAGTTTTGCAACTGGGCTTTTGGATGGTGGCCCCCTGGCTGGGATTCTTTACTCCTACACGAAGATCGTGTCCTCCATCCATAGAATCTCATCAACCCAAGGGAAGTATGAAGCCTTTTTCACTTGTACGTCTCACCTCATGGTTGTCTCCTTGTTTTATCGTAAGGGCATTGGAGTGTACCTGAGTTCGGCTGTTCCGCACAGCTCACACACAAGTGCAATCGCTTCTGTGAAGTACACTGTGGTCACCCCCATGCTGAACCCTTTCATCTACAGCCTCAGCAATAAAGACATTAAGAGAGCCTTGAGAAGTCTGGGTCAGAAGCAATGA
- the LOC126030346 gene encoding olfactory receptor 7A10-like: protein MYLITVLGNLLIILAVSSDSHLHTPMYFFLCNLSLVDIFFTSTTIPKMLVNFQTHSKAISYKGCITQMYFFILFATLDDFLLTVMAYDRFVAICHPLHYTVIMNPRLCVLLVFLCWVVMVSLFYFTSIGVYLSSSDTQGSHSSAMASVLYTVVTPMLNPFIYSLRNKDIKRA from the exons ATGTACCTGATCACTGTGCTTGGGAACCTGCTCATcatcctggctgtcagctcagactCCCACCTCCAtacccccatgtacttcttcctctgcAACCTGTCCTTGGTGGACATCTTCTTCACCTCCACCACCATCCCCAAGATGCTGGTGAACTTCCAGACTCACAGCAAAGCCATCTCCTACAAAGGTTGCATCACCCAGATgtattttttcattctatttgCAACACTAGATGACTTTCTCTTGACTGTGATGGCATATGACCGCTTTGTGGCCATCTGTCATCCCCTTCACTACACTGTCATCATGAACCCCCGCTTGTGTGTACTGTTAGTTTTTTTGTGCTGGGTTGTCA TGgtctccttattttattttacaagcaTTGGAGTGTATCTTAGTTCTTCTGATACCCAGGGATCACACTCAAGTGCAATGGCATCTGTGCTGTATACAGTAGTCACTCCCATGCTGAACCCCTTCATCTACAGTCTGAGgaacaaagatataaaaagagct